The nucleotide sequence TTGGGGAAGCGCATGTTTTACCTTATTGTATAAAGATATTTTGGATAGAAAGAAATAGATGAAAAAATCCTCATTCCAACAGCTCAACCCCAAAATGATGAAGAATAAATGAGTCATGCAAATGTTTAAATGTAAAAAATGTCAATCAGTAGATAATTACGGTCTGGTTTTTAACCCGAACTATAAAGGTGCGGGTGTTTTTACCAAAACTCTTAACGAACATGATGAAATTATTTTTAATGTTGACGGATATGAGTTTATACCTGACTTAGGGTTTATGAATTCTCATGCAGTATGTCAGTATTGCGGAGAAATTAAATGTTGGGATTATTATTTCCCTAAATTCAAAGGAAAGAAAGCATAGCAGTCTGGAAAAGGAATACGCAAATGAAAAGAGCTATAGTAATTGTAATTGACAGCATGGGCATAGGCGCTATGCCTGATGCTTCTAAGTACAGTGATTCAATGGAGTGCAATACTCTTGTGAATGTCGCCAAATTTAATAAAGGATTAAATCTTCCAAATCTTGAAAAAATGGGGTTGGGAAATATTGACAATATTGCAGGAGTTAAGCCAAATAATTCGCCTATCGCAAGTTTCGGAAAAATGCTGGAAGTTTCTGAAGGAAAAGATACTACAACAGGACACTGGGAAATAGCAGGTTTGATTCTTGAAGAACCTTTCAAAACTTATCCTGAAGGCTTTCCGCAGTTTTTAATCGATGAATTTATTCAAAAAACTAATTGTGGCGGAGTCCTTGGAAATATTCCCGCTTCAGGAACGGCTATTCTTGATAATCTCGGAGATGAGCATATTAAAACAGGATTTCCTATTGTTTATACGAGTGCTGATAGTGTTTTTCAGGTAGCATGCCATGTTGATATTATTCCGCTGGAAACTTTACATAAATGGTGTGAAATTGCCAGAGAATTACTGGACTCCCATTCGAGCGAACACAATGTTTGCAGGGTTATAGCAAGACCTTTTGAAGGAGTCAGCGGGAAGTATAAAAGAATTTCCACAGGAAGAAGGGATTTTTCCGTTCCACCCAAAAAACACACAATTTTAAATAAAATAGTCGATTCAGAAGGAAGTGTTATAGGCATCGGAAAAATAGAAGATATTTTTGTAAAATCAGGTGTAACTCAAGCAATTCATACGGGAACAAACAAAGAAGGACTGGAATTAACACTAAAAGCTCTGAAAAATAAACTTGAAGGCGAAGAACACTTAATTACTTATAAAAACATTAAAACCCCCGAGATTTCTTTAATTTTTACCAATGTTGTCGATACTGATATGCTTTTTGGTCATAGAAATGATGCTTTGGGTTATGGAAAAGCTATTGAGGAAATTGATCTTTATCTGG is from bacterium and encodes:
- a CDS encoding phosphopentomutase is translated as MKRAIVIVIDSMGIGAMPDASKYSDSMECNTLVNVAKFNKGLNLPNLEKMGLGNIDNIAGVKPNNSPIASFGKMLEVSEGKDTTTGHWEIAGLILEEPFKTYPEGFPQFLIDEFIQKTNCGGVLGNIPASGTAILDNLGDEHIKTGFPIVYTSADSVFQVACHVDIIPLETLHKWCEIARELLDSHSSEHNVCRVIARPFEGVSGKYKRISTGRRDFSVPPKKHTILNKIVDSEGSVIGIGKIEDIFVKSGVTQAIHTGTNKEGLELTLKALKNKLEGEEHLITYKNIKTPEISLIFTNVVDTDMLFGHRNDALGYGKAIEEIDLYLEKILSLITKDDLLIITADHGCDPTAPGTDHTREMVPVLVYNPEIQGQNLGTRQTFADIAKTISEWLKVSYDGPGISLI